From the Ignavibacteria bacterium genome, the window GGGGTTCATGATGAATGAGTTTGATGCTGTTGGCGGGGAAGAGGGATTTCTTGCGCTCTTTTTTGGAGCGTACTTCTTTTTCTTCGTCGTCATGTATGCGTTCTTTGGGTTCTGCATAGGGAAGGTACTTGAAAAGGCCGGCAAGCCTTTGTGGACAGGATTCGTTCCTATCTACAACTACCTGTTGATCTTGGAGATCGTTGGGCGACCAACCTGGTGGATTCTCCT encodes:
- a CDS encoding signal peptidase I, which produces MIRARGTDRIGVLHFCVGFMMNEFDAVGGEEGFLALFFGAYFFFFVVMYAFFGFCIGKVLEKAGKPLWTGFVPIYNYLLILEIVGRPTWWILLLLIPFVNVAILILVSIDLAKSFGKDAVWGLLIAFVSVIGWPMLAFGDAKYQGPSVTTGS